The Poseidonibacter lekithochrous region TCTGGACGCTTTTAATTGCTCTAAAGCTGATAATTCTTTTTCTATCATATTTTTATCCTATATAAATTCTTATAATTTAATTAACCAACAAACACTCTTGCTGAATCGAAGAAAGCGTAATAAGCAGTCATAACGGCTGATACTACAAGTAAAATACCTATAATTTTTTCCATATCTTACCCCTTATTTACCAGTACCAACAAGTTGGTACTGTTTATGGTTATCTGTGCTATTCATTTTTAATCCATTTAAATCTTGGTTGATTTTATAGAAATTGTTAGCCTCTTTTTGTTGTACTAATACTGAATTGAATACTAAAACTGCTAATATTGTTAATAACAATACTGTAGCAATTAACATTCCAGTGATACCATTAAGTTTAAAGATACCTCTTTCATTTTCGTTCATTTGTGTATTTCCAGCCATCTTACTCTCCTAAACTTCTA contains the following coding sequences:
- a CDS encoding DUF4006 family protein, translating into MAGNTQMNENERGIFKLNGITGMLIATVLLLTILAVLVFNSVLVQQKEANNFYKINQDLNGLKMNSTDNHKQYQLVGTGK